The following proteins are encoded in a genomic region of Armatimonadota bacterium:
- the upp gene encoding uracil phosphoribosyltransferase, which produces MGLKVIEHPLSKHILTELRDARTEPARFRGLARQLTTILAIEATRDLGLKPTSVRTPLESCEGFALAKSLVIVPILRAGLAMVEPIVQLFSDVAVGYIGLERDERTAVARNYYCKLPPLAGRKTLLLDPMLATGGSAEQAIAALYEHGADDVSKICVVAAPQGVSRVLDRFPNIDVYTASLDRDLNDLKYILPGLGDFGDRLYGTQ; this is translated from the coding sequence ATGGGACTGAAAGTCATCGAGCATCCGCTCTCCAAGCACATCCTGACCGAGCTGAGAGACGCCCGCACGGAGCCTGCGCGATTTCGCGGTCTGGCCAGGCAATTGACGACCATCCTGGCCATCGAAGCGACGAGAGACCTGGGTCTAAAGCCAACCTCAGTGCGCACCCCATTGGAAAGTTGCGAGGGCTTTGCGTTGGCAAAATCGCTTGTGATCGTGCCGATCCTAAGAGCCGGTTTGGCCATGGTCGAGCCGATCGTGCAGCTCTTTTCCGACGTAGCGGTCGGCTACATCGGCTTGGAGCGGGACGAACGAACGGCGGTGGCCAGAAACTACTATTGCAAGCTCCCGCCGTTGGCCGGACGGAAAACGCTCTTGCTCGATCCGATGCTGGCGACGGGCGGCAGCGCCGAGCAGGCCATCGCAGCGCTTTACGAGCATGGCGCCGACGACGTCTCCAAAATCTGCGTGGTGGCCGCACCGCAAGGGGTTAGCCGCGTGCTCGACCGATTTCCGAACATTGATGTCTATACCGCCTCCCTCGATCGCGACTTGAACGACCTGAAGTACATACTGCCGGGCTTAGGCGATTTTGGCGATCGACTCTATGGAACCCAATAA
- a CDS encoding response regulator produces the protein MDGNRALVVEDDSSISSLFVAALQREGFEADRRSTCRGAESACSEGCYDLIICDLRLPDGLGGALLSRLKSLCPNARAIAVTAYFSDDKALGFPLDLVDAVLYKPFDLATLIATVRAAMGMSSNPMCASTERRRHPRFEAEGSVRMATMDERALRILQGDLEQISEGGLLMKAAESLRCGSKLRLAIDIQDVTIEGTGEIVRTQGTIDEGQIAHLMGMQLLSVEPESHPQLVGYISRLKS, from the coding sequence ATGGATGGCAATCGGGCGTTGGTCGTTGAAGACGATTCGTCGATCAGTTCGCTATTTGTGGCGGCGCTTCAGCGAGAAGGGTTTGAGGCCGATAGGCGCTCGACCTGTCGCGGAGCCGAATCGGCCTGCTCCGAAGGGTGTTACGACCTCATCATATGCGACCTCCGTTTGCCCGACGGATTGGGAGGAGCGTTGCTTTCCCGGCTCAAGTCCCTTTGCCCCAATGCTCGAGCCATTGCCGTAACGGCCTATTTTTCCGACGACAAGGCGCTGGGGTTTCCGCTCGATCTGGTCGATGCGGTGCTTTACAAACCATTTGACCTCGCGACGCTGATTGCCACCGTAAGGGCGGCTATGGGCATGAGCAGCAACCCCATGTGCGCCAGCACGGAGCGTCGGCGCCACCCAAGGTTCGAGGCGGAAGGCAGCGTGCGCATGGCGACTATGGACGAACGTGCGCTGAGAATCTTGCAAGGCGACTTAGAGCAGATCAGCGAGGGCGGCTTGCTGATGAAGGCGGCCGAATCGCTTCGATGCGGCTCGAAGTTGCGGTTAGCGATCGACATTCAGGACGTTACTATCGAAGGCACCGGTGAGATCGTGAGGACGCAAGGAACCATCGACGAAGGGCAGATCGCTCATCTGATGGGGATGCAGCTGCTATCGGTCGAGCCGGAATCGCATCCACAACTGGTCGGATACATCAGTAGGCTCAAAAGTTAG
- the ftsY gene encoding signal recognition particle-docking protein FtsY, giving the protein MRLGGIRDWLKKAGSALSFGRTLDEALLDELEETLITADVSPRLAESLVEDLRIEAKANRIREASDLRDLLKGRLIEMLGEPTPLREGPGRPSVWLFVGVNGAGKTTTIAKCAQMLRKRGKRCLVAAGDTFRAAAIEQLQIWADRVGAEMVRHQDGADPSAVIFDAIEAAKARGIDFVLADTAGRQHTKHNLMEELAKIARVTEKALGRPADEVVLVLDGAAGQNAIRQAEAFSKSAGVTGIALAKMDGASKGGAALSIVSDLGAPVKLIGTGESADDLQVFDATEFADALIGAD; this is encoded by the coding sequence ATGCGGCTGGGGGGAATACGAGATTGGCTGAAGAAAGCGGGCAGCGCGCTCTCCTTTGGAAGGACATTAGATGAAGCGTTGTTGGACGAACTGGAAGAAACGCTGATAACCGCCGATGTTTCGCCCAGATTGGCAGAATCTTTGGTCGAAGACCTGCGCATCGAAGCCAAGGCGAATCGCATTCGAGAAGCCAGCGACCTTAGAGACTTGCTGAAGGGTCGTTTGATCGAGATGCTTGGGGAGCCGACTCCCTTGCGGGAAGGGCCAGGCCGACCGTCGGTCTGGCTGTTCGTTGGCGTCAACGGCGCAGGAAAGACCACGACCATTGCCAAATGCGCCCAAATGCTTAGAAAGCGCGGCAAGCGATGCCTGGTTGCGGCGGGCGACACTTTTCGAGCGGCGGCCATCGAGCAGCTTCAGATTTGGGCGGATCGCGTGGGCGCCGAGATGGTTCGCCATCAAGACGGCGCCGATCCGTCCGCCGTAATCTTCGATGCGATCGAGGCGGCCAAAGCGCGAGGCATCGACTTTGTGTTGGCCGATACCGCCGGGCGACAGCACACCAAGCATAATCTGATGGAAGAGTTGGCCAAAATTGCCCGTGTAACCGAGAAGGCCCTTGGCAGACCCGCCGACGAGGTCGTTCTCGTCTTGGACGGCGCAGCCGGCCAGAACGCCATTCGTCAGGCCGAGGCGTTTTCAAAATCGGCCGGGGTTACCGGTATCGCTTTGGCAAAAATGGACGGCGCGTCGAAGGGCGGCGCCGCCCTATCAATTGTGAGCGATCTGGGAGCGCCGGTTAAACTCATTGGAACAGGCGAAAGCGCCGACGATTTGCAGGTCTTTGATGCAACCGAGTTTGCCGACGCTCTAATCGGCGCGGACTAA
- a CDS encoding phosphopentomutase, which yields MPRTILMVLDGCGIGPMPDAPSFGDAGENEGSTLPNTARAVGGLDLPTLGSMGLGNIEPILGVDPVENPIADYGKCGFRSIGKDSVTGHWEMMGVILDRPLPTYPNGFPTALIREYEKRIGTQTLGNRPASGTEIIAQMGQLHVETGFPIVYTSADSVFQVACHEAIVPIDKLYEYCQIARGLLVGEHGVGRVIARPFEDNPNGGFGRTERRKDFPLPPPRNLLDDLAEAGVKVCGLGVVPELFAGRGFAYTERTQSNPEHWDALCRALERDEPFIFVNFEDFDMLYGHRNDPQGFAKALEEFDARLADFLQAMPKDCELIVTADHGNDPTTPSTDHSREYVPLLWHRPGEPGRCLGVIDTLSTIAEAVRRSFSCGEGLERF from the coding sequence ATGCCCCGGACGATCCTGATGGTTCTTGACGGCTGCGGCATCGGCCCCATGCCCGATGCGCCATCGTTCGGCGACGCGGGCGAAAACGAAGGCAGCACGCTGCCGAATACGGCAAGGGCCGTCGGGGGTCTTGATCTGCCGACTCTTGGATCGATGGGGCTTGGCAATATTGAACCTATCTTGGGCGTCGATCCCGTCGAAAACCCGATTGCAGACTACGGAAAATGCGGCTTCAGATCGATAGGCAAGGACAGCGTAACCGGACATTGGGAAATGATGGGCGTTATCTTGGATCGACCGTTGCCCACCTATCCGAACGGATTTCCGACCGCCCTCATCCGCGAGTACGAGAAGCGCATCGGCACGCAGACCTTGGGAAACCGTCCGGCCAGCGGCACCGAGATCATCGCGCAGATGGGCCAGTTGCACGTCGAAACCGGTTTCCCAATCGTCTATACCAGCGCCGATAGCGTCTTTCAAGTCGCCTGCCACGAAGCGATCGTGCCCATCGACAAACTTTACGAATATTGCCAAATTGCAAGGGGCCTGCTGGTGGGCGAACACGGCGTGGGCCGCGTCATCGCGCGACCCTTTGAAGACAATCCGAACGGCGGATTTGGAAGAACCGAGCGCAGAAAGGACTTTCCGCTTCCGCCGCCTCGCAATCTGTTAGACGACCTGGCAGAAGCGGGAGTCAAGGTCTGCGGACTTGGGGTTGTGCCAGAACTCTTTGCTGGACGCGGTTTTGCCTATACGGAGCGGACGCAATCAAATCCAGAGCATTGGGATGCGCTCTGTCGAGCGTTAGAAAGAGACGAGCCGTTCATCTTTGTCAACTTCGAAGACTTTGATATGTTGTACGGCCATCGAAACGATCCGCAAGGCTTTGCAAAAGCGCTCGAAGAGTTCGACGCCCGCCTGGCCGACTTTCTACAGGCAATGCCGAAAGATTGCGAGCTGATCGTTACTGCGGATCACGGCAACGACCCGACGACTCCGAGCACTGACCATTCGCGAGAATATGTACCCTTGTTATGGCATCGGCCGGGCGAGCCCGGCCGATGCCTTGGTGTCATAGACACCCTCTCCACAATAGCAGAGGCCGTTAGGCGCTCTTTTTCTTGCGGCGAGGGCCTCGAACGTTTTTAA
- a CDS encoding MFS transporter: MNPRRGALAAVAFAAFFDTFALAPVLSKYAQSIGADGFWIGLILSVYSLANLGFSFVSGPLIDRFGRQRPMWISLALTAPILFGYGLCDAPWQLLILRILHGAAGAVFLPSLFTYAMDRGSPAKAAGRLGAVIAAVAVVAPPISGQLAARYGYQASFALAGGMMLVGAVAALAWVSEPREPREKATVSILSLKAAISVALMTFSMTCALSMLPYRLPLVMADARAAGQAFGIYALAAFIVMWRYRNGSMAAAVAGVLVAMLATGAIAFLTADASLYLAMGWAGFGFGLAFPSLNSLAHSSAPDAAKGRAMALFYGAYSLGYGAGPLIYSKHGIAGSLVLSGFSLLLAGTIFSKSSRNLEKGRV, encoded by the coding sequence ATGAATCCCCGTCGCGGCGCGCTGGCTGCAGTTGCGTTTGCGGCTTTTTTCGATACGTTTGCTCTGGCGCCTGTCCTGTCAAAGTATGCACAGTCGATCGGAGCGGACGGCTTTTGGATCGGTCTGATTCTGAGCGTCTACTCGCTGGCCAATCTTGGTTTCAGCTTTGTCAGCGGGCCGTTGATCGATCGATTTGGCCGGCAAAGACCGATGTGGATCAGCCTTGCGCTGACCGCGCCCATTCTCTTCGGTTACGGCTTGTGCGATGCGCCTTGGCAACTCCTAATCCTTCGCATTCTGCATGGTGCGGCAGGCGCCGTGTTTCTGCCTTCGCTCTTTACTTATGCCATGGACAGAGGATCGCCCGCGAAGGCAGCCGGCCGACTGGGGGCGGTCATAGCGGCGGTAGCCGTCGTCGCGCCGCCCATCTCGGGCCAATTGGCGGCAAGGTATGGCTATCAAGCATCGTTTGCTCTGGCGGGCGGAATGATGCTAGTCGGGGCCGTCGCGGCTTTGGCCTGGGTGTCCGAACCACGAGAGCCGAGAGAAAAGGCAACGGTTTCGATCCTGAGTCTTAAGGCTGCGATCAGCGTCGCCCTCATGACGTTCTCGATGACTTGCGCTTTGAGCATGCTCCCGTATCGATTGCCTTTGGTCATGGCGGACGCGCGCGCGGCGGGGCAGGCGTTCGGAATATATGCACTGGCGGCGTTCATCGTCATGTGGCGATATCGCAACGGGAGCATGGCGGCAGCGGTCGCCGGGGTATTGGTCGCGATGCTGGCTACCGGCGCTATTGCCTTCTTGACTGCCGACGCGAGCCTTTATCTTGCGATGGGATGGGCGGGATTCGGCTTCGGTCTCGCGTTTCCCAGTCTCAATAGTTTGGCTCACTCATCTGCGCCCGACGCCGCAAAGGGAAGGGCTATGGCGCTTTTTTATGGGGCATACTCGCTGGGCTACGGAGCCGGGCCTTTGATCTACTCGAAGCATGGGATCGCCGGTTCGCTCGTTTTGTCGGGTTTTTCCCTCTTGCTGGCCGGGACAATTTTTTCCAAAAGTAGCAGGAATCTTGAAAAAGGCCGTGTATAA
- a CDS encoding PEP-CTERM sorting domain-containing protein, giving the protein MLKLRLISLLVVALAASAWSQTVMAGTDYLMSSNGSRFLFPAPFNQMVNFMGNPTAIDPTSAGLPPSTFLGATDTIVRRLQDIDLSSGSGVTQLRMLDLALQSVNPVFGFGTSFHVFVSLNPSIPSLGQMTVRANRTFDSDILVNFRALFVDVNNPNIRFTNDFEKRFTATNATWTEHEVPGMPRIVFDYPDARANVHSNAPANHFDFFVPDFVLHDAGDGRHVVKTTPEPGSLMALGLGLVSLIRRRK; this is encoded by the coding sequence GTGTTAAAGCTGCGGTTAATCAGCTTGCTTGTTGTTGCGCTTGCAGCGTCTGCCTGGTCTCAAACGGTCATGGCGGGTACCGACTATCTCATGTCTTCCAACGGAAGCCGATTTCTGTTTCCAGCTCCGTTCAACCAGATGGTTAACTTTATGGGCAATCCGACCGCGATCGATCCAACTTCGGCCGGCCTGCCGCCCAGCACGTTCCTGGGGGCTACCGACACGATCGTGCGCCGATTACAGGACATCGATCTCTCCAGCGGCTCTGGCGTAACGCAGTTGCGAATGCTGGACCTGGCTCTGCAAAGCGTCAACCCAGTGTTCGGATTCGGCACGTCGTTTCACGTGTTCGTCTCGCTCAACCCCTCTATCCCATCGTTGGGACAGATGACTGTTCGTGCGAACCGTACGTTCGACTCGGATATTTTGGTCAACTTTCGCGCGCTGTTCGTGGATGTCAACAATCCTAACATCCGATTTACCAATGATTTTGAAAAGCGGTTTACGGCGACCAACGCGACATGGACCGAACACGAGGTGCCCGGTATGCCTCGCATCGTGTTCGACTATCCCGATGCTCGCGCCAACGTTCACTCGAACGCACCGGCCAATCATTTCGATTTCTTCGTGCCCGATTTTGTGCTGCACGATGCGGGCGATGGGCGGCATGTAGTGAAGACGACGCCAGAGCCGGGCAGTTTGATGGCGCTGGGCTTAGGCTTGGTTTCGTTGATTCGGCGAAGAAAGTAG
- a CDS encoding ABC transporter permease codes for MKRAQRIFFKEWREMLRDQRVIFGVFIGPLAFTVLIFMFLGKTIESVGKTAKEDVIALAVYQPQNGAPILEPLKKTGRFKVTEVKSPDEGEQILKDRKAKLLLLFDADAQLQIMSEQTARFSVRFDPSETKSEIAKRVIEEQVAAMNREIVKKRLAARSLSPNLAEPIKAESKPLEGRTENFIVTLIPYFLMLWSLMGGMTIASDLVAGEKERGTLETLLTSPVTRNEVVIGKFLALMSQAWLGLLLQVVGLGIGWALMPKGAGASAMGGLQLNPETLALAFVLILPYSVLTSSILFALSTFARNQREAQGYVTAVSFIFMIPIIFGQFLAFFDFANKWYIGLIPVINVFKTLRDALSQQMDWQIFGLTMGSMSALALGALYISARMFRRESVLFRV; via the coding sequence ATGAAGCGCGCTCAGCGAATCTTCTTCAAAGAGTGGCGCGAGATGTTGCGCGACCAGCGCGTCATTTTCGGCGTCTTTATCGGCCCGTTGGCTTTCACCGTGCTGATCTTCATGTTTTTGGGCAAAACCATCGAAAGCGTGGGCAAGACCGCCAAAGAAGACGTGATCGCGCTTGCGGTCTACCAGCCGCAAAACGGCGCGCCCATCTTGGAGCCGCTCAAGAAGACGGGACGCTTCAAAGTAACCGAAGTCAAGAGCCCCGACGAAGGCGAACAGATATTGAAGGACCGCAAGGCCAAACTGCTTTTGCTCTTCGATGCCGATGCGCAGCTTCAGATCATGTCGGAGCAGACGGCCCGGTTCTCCGTTCGTTTCGACCCCTCAGAGACCAAGTCCGAGATTGCCAAGCGCGTGATCGAGGAGCAAGTCGCCGCTATGAATCGGGAGATCGTCAAGAAGCGGCTGGCCGCTCGGTCGCTCAGCCCTAATCTGGCCGAACCGATCAAAGCCGAATCGAAGCCGCTCGAAGGCCGAACCGAGAACTTTATCGTCACCCTGATTCCGTACTTTCTGATGCTCTGGTCGCTGATGGGCGGGATGACCATCGCATCCGACTTGGTGGCAGGCGAAAAGGAGCGCGGCACGCTGGAGACGCTGCTGACCAGCCCAGTAACGCGCAACGAGGTCGTGATCGGCAAATTTCTGGCGCTGATGTCTCAAGCTTGGCTGGGGCTGTTGCTTCAAGTGGTCGGGTTGGGCATTGGTTGGGCACTGATGCCAAAAGGCGCCGGCGCTTCGGCGATGGGCGGCCTTCAACTAAACCCAGAGACCTTGGCGCTGGCCTTTGTCTTGATCCTTCCCTATAGCGTGCTTACCTCCAGCATCCTGTTCGCGCTTTCGACCTTTGCGCGCAATCAGCGCGAAGCGCAAGGCTACGTTACGGCGGTCAGTTTCATCTTTATGATCCCGATCATCTTTGGACAGTTCCTAGCGTTCTTCGACTTTGCTAACAAATGGTACATTGGTCTGATCCCAGTGATCAACGTTTTCAAGACCTTGCGCGACGCGCTGTCTCAGCAGATGGATTGGCAGATTTTTGGTCTGACCATGGGCAGTATGAGCGCGCTGGCGCTTGGAGCGCTCTACATATCGGCCCGCATGTTTAGGCGCGAATCGGTGCTGTTTCGAGTATGA
- a CDS encoding ATP-binding cassette domain-containing protein translates to MIVAEGLTKIYRDKSGDVRAAQNVSFEARPGESLGILGVNGAGKTTTLRMLATLLEPTSGRATVAGYDVSAQPLEVRKNLGFLSSTTALYGKLKPRELLLYFASLHDMSPSEARRRTDELMAALEIEPFANRLCDRLSTGQKQRVSLARTLLNDPPVLILDEPTAGLDVLASRAIAQYIDDHRARGKTILFSSHIMSEIERLCDRAIVIHEGRVVAQGQVRELIAGTGEQRMEAAFLKLIEAA, encoded by the coding sequence ATGATCGTCGCCGAAGGCCTCACGAAAATCTACCGCGATAAATCCGGCGACGTGCGCGCAGCGCAAAACGTCTCTTTCGAAGCGCGACCGGGCGAATCGCTCGGTATTTTGGGAGTGAACGGTGCGGGCAAAACCACCACGCTGCGCATGTTGGCAACCCTATTGGAGCCGACCTCGGGGCGAGCCACGGTGGCCGGATACGATGTTTCGGCACAACCGTTGGAAGTTCGCAAGAACCTTGGGTTTCTCTCTTCCACAACCGCACTGTATGGCAAGCTGAAGCCTCGCGAACTGCTGCTCTACTTCGCCAGCCTGCACGATATGTCGCCGTCCGAAGCCAGACGGCGCACGGACGAACTGATGGCTGCCCTAGAGATCGAGCCGTTCGCCAACCGGCTGTGCGACCGCCTTTCGACAGGACAAAAACAGCGAGTTTCTCTTGCACGCACGCTGCTCAACGACCCGCCTGTACTGATTTTGGACGAGCCGACCGCGGGTCTGGACGTGCTGGCCTCCCGAGCCATCGCCCAATACATCGACGACCATCGCGCTCGGGGCAAGACGATCCTCTTTTCTTCGCACATCATGAGCGAAATCGAACGGCTGTGCGATCGCGCCATCGTTATTCACGAAGGGCGCGTCGTTGCGCAAGGCCAGGTCAGAGAGTTGATCGCCGGTACTGGAGAGCAACGGATGGAAGCGGCGTTCCTTAAGCTGATCGAGGCGGCATAA
- a CDS encoding RibD family protein produces the protein MLNCLYDPEGLTNGYERLIFPAPPIGRPYVAINYAMTLDGKTSLSDKGSRGLGSETDLKLLLAIRRAMGAVITGAAALRIDRSRYSPEIVRIVVTASGDVPNEFLTAPGEAIVVRPEPGQSAVDLEAAIPALKSKIDRMVCEGGGRLNDQMLRFGLVDEIFVTLAPKIKGGRGPTGIDGIGLEGYAQAALVSAYEESGELYLRYRLADPARGIIGDP, from the coding sequence ATGCTGAACTGCTTGTATGACCCGGAGGGTCTGACCAACGGTTACGAGCGTCTGATCTTCCCTGCGCCGCCGATAGGCCGCCCCTATGTCGCCATCAACTACGCGATGACCTTGGACGGCAAGACCTCGCTGAGCGATAAAGGGTCGCGGGGATTGGGGAGCGAGACCGATCTCAAATTGCTGCTTGCCATTCGCCGCGCTATGGGCGCCGTGATCACGGGCGCGGCTGCCTTGAGGATCGATAGATCGCGATACAGCCCGGAGATTGTTCGAATCGTTGTAACAGCCTCGGGCGATGTGCCGAACGAGTTTCTGACAGCGCCCGGAGAGGCCATTGTGGTAAGACCCGAACCGGGACAATCCGCGGTCGATCTGGAAGCCGCCATACCGGCCTTGAAGTCAAAGATCGATCGCATGGTCTGTGAAGGCGGGGGCCGTCTGAACGACCAGATGCTGCGCTTTGGACTGGTGGACGAGATATTCGTTACCCTTGCGCCCAAGATCAAAGGAGGCCGCGGTCCCACGGGAATCGACGGCATTGGCCTCGAAGGCTATGCGCAGGCCGCTCTCGTCTCGGCTTATGAAGAGTCGGGCGAACTCTATCTGCGCTATCGACTTGCCGATCCGGCGCGGGGTATCATTGGCGACCCATGA
- a CDS encoding SMC family ATPase, giving the protein MILHRLRLENFRQHVDSELEFYPGITAIIGPNGSGKTTILEAIGWALYGSTAMRGKNADVRWLWSDDAKQQVRVVLDFALGDRGYRIERVLQSASLIDLTNNKAIATGITAVEQEVERLLGMTCNQFMTSFFARQKELEFMNYQKEKRRDEIAKMLGYDKVSTAIDKLKDDGKALKGEIKGLEQGMGSLDDAKEQAKEAKAAFEASKEEQKAAAGSEMSAKNALDKKAPEVEVVSKKRTESEQVEKELSELTNRRQNLMGAQQTLRKQLQDMQGAVDEFESLKADVEEYRQATERLNHLNSLAEIMKQQAVVEAQLAQIETQIESLEKEIAQLQSELSALKADPLEAATQALEKEQSAWQSERGRLAAELKQAQSDLESVSDRLAAIHEMGAEAPCPVCARPLGDQYKTVKEQREAELAGLKAKIKTLEIKVADQGEPPEIVRLRARLTDSQKAAEIQKEIVQRQTSISKLKTDKAQYTEQIARMPSGLDESERKALHEKADRLKPMYERSIALTGQIQGLSEVESRLRQSEADLKSIAERQESLEKRKSEIGYDPVADEILQKEVRALEQAYNQAHTRLQVAIQKAQSAEASLKNAEQSLNEIEARKARLDAAQKEFAVMQHTNNGLVAFREQLNAEMLPALRQYASEFLSEMTEGRYASIQLDEDLNATLLDDGDLAKAVISGGEEDVLNLSLRLALSRLITERAGQPMSLLALDETFGQLDSERRSSVLNALSALREVFSQIIIISHIEEIIHASDRAIRVSYDHRKGSQVQPEEVDAELLV; this is encoded by the coding sequence GTGATTCTCCATCGATTGCGCTTGGAGAACTTTCGACAGCATGTCGACTCCGAATTGGAGTTTTATCCGGGGATTACAGCGATTATCGGGCCCAACGGGTCGGGCAAGACGACGATCTTGGAGGCGATCGGTTGGGCGCTCTATGGCTCGACCGCGATGCGAGGCAAGAACGCCGACGTTCGCTGGCTCTGGTCGGACGACGCTAAGCAGCAAGTGCGCGTTGTGCTCGATTTTGCGCTCGGTGACCGAGGCTATCGCATCGAGCGCGTGCTCCAAAGCGCAAGTCTGATCGATCTAACGAACAACAAGGCGATCGCCACCGGCATTACCGCCGTAGAACAGGAAGTCGAGCGCCTGCTAGGGATGACCTGCAATCAATTTATGACCAGCTTCTTTGCTCGCCAGAAAGAGCTGGAATTTATGAATTATCAGAAGGAGAAGCGGCGGGACGAGATCGCCAAGATGCTTGGATATGATAAAGTTTCAACGGCAATAGATAAACTTAAAGACGACGGCAAAGCGCTGAAGGGAGAGATCAAAGGTCTTGAGCAAGGCATGGGCAGCCTTGACGACGCGAAGGAACAGGCAAAAGAAGCCAAGGCCGCATTTGAAGCATCGAAAGAAGAGCAGAAGGCTGCCGCAGGTTCAGAAATGTCGGCCAAGAACGCCTTGGATAAGAAAGCGCCGGAAGTCGAAGTTGTGTCCAAGAAGCGTACCGAGAGCGAACAGGTCGAAAAGGAACTGTCAGAGCTGACCAACCGCAGACAAAACTTAATGGGCGCGCAGCAAACCTTAAGAAAACAGTTGCAAGACATGCAGGGTGCAGTCGACGAGTTCGAGAGCCTTAAGGCGGACGTTGAAGAGTATCGTCAGGCGACAGAGCGTCTCAATCATCTGAACTCTTTGGCCGAAATCATGAAGCAGCAAGCGGTCGTAGAGGCGCAACTCGCACAGATCGAAACGCAAATCGAGAGTCTTGAGAAGGAAATCGCGCAGCTTCAATCTGAACTCAGCGCGCTCAAGGCCGATCCGCTGGAAGCGGCAACGCAGGCATTGGAAAAAGAGCAAAGCGCATGGCAATCTGAACGCGGACGGCTGGCAGCCGAACTGAAGCAAGCGCAATCCGATCTCGAAAGCGTCAGCGATCGTCTCGCCGCCATCCACGAGATGGGCGCAGAGGCGCCGTGCCCCGTCTGTGCTCGGCCTTTGGGAGATCAGTACAAAACCGTCAAAGAGCAGCGAGAGGCGGAACTGGCGGGGTTGAAAGCCAAAATCAAGACCCTCGAAATCAAGGTCGCAGACCAAGGCGAACCGCCAGAAATCGTTCGCCTAAGAGCCCGACTTACGGACTCCCAGAAAGCCGCCGAGATTCAGAAGGAGATCGTCCAGCGCCAAACCAGCATCAGTAAGCTCAAAACCGACAAAGCCCAATACACGGAACAGATCGCTCGGATGCCGAGCGGGCTGGACGAAAGCGAGCGAAAAGCCTTACATGAAAAGGCTGATCGATTGAAGCCGATGTACGAACGGTCGATCGCGCTGACGGGACAGATTCAGGGCTTGAGCGAGGTTGAGTCTCGCTTGCGCCAATCGGAGGCCGATCTCAAATCGATCGCCGAACGGCAAGAGTCGCTTGAAAAGCGAAAGTCCGAGATCGGATACGACCCGGTTGCAGACGAAATTTTACAGAAGGAAGTCCGAGCGCTAGAGCAAGCCTATAACCAGGCTCATACTCGGCTTCAGGTGGCCATACAGAAGGCGCAGAGCGCCGAAGCAAGCCTCAAAAACGCCGAACAAAGCCTGAACGAGATCGAAGCCCGCAAAGCCCGATTGGACGCCGCGCAAAAGGAGTTCGCCGTTATGCAGCATACAAACAATGGGCTTGTCGCCTTTCGGGAGCAGCTCAATGCCGAGATGCTCCCTGCGCTCCGACAGTATGCCTCGGAGTTTTTGAGCGAAATGACCGAGGGGAGATACGCGAGCATCCAATTGGACGAAGACTTGAACGCTACCTTGCTGGACGATGGAGACCTGGCGAAAGCGGTCATTTCTGGCGGCGAGGAGGATGTGTTGAACCTCAGCCTTCGACTGGCGCTTTCTCGCCTGATCACGGAGCGCGCCGGTCAGCCCATGAGCCTGCTGGCGCTGGACGAAACGTTCGGACAACTCGACTCCGAGCGGCGGAGCAGCGTGCTCAACGCCCTTTCGGCCCTGCGCGAGGTGTTCTCCCAAATTATCATCATCTCGCACATCGAGGAGATCATTCACGCGTCCGACCGCGCGATCCGAGTGAGCTACGATCATCGCAAGGGCAGCCAAGTTCAGCCGGAGGAGGTCGATGCTGAACTGCTTGTATGA